The Pleuronectes platessa chromosome 13, fPlePla1.1, whole genome shotgun sequence genome includes a window with the following:
- the chrng gene encoding acetylcholine receptor subunit gamma, with amino-acid sequence MDPGRLHSLALFLRVFMISATASAVNLEGELFKDLMRGYNKHVRPTEKNGDITPVYIKMTLTNLISLSEKEEALTTSVWIEMNWCDYRLRWDQPPRSALYGNITSELRIPSKSIWLPDVILENNVDGQFEVALYCNALVSPNGCVYWLPPAIYRSACAITVNYFPFDWQNCSMVFRSQTYSANEIELVLKQEDNQTLEWVDIDPEAFTENGEWVIKHRPAKKVINTQYTKDEREYQEVVFFLIIQRKPLFYIINIIAPCVLFSSLCLLVYYLPAKAGGQKCTMSIATLLGQTVFLLLISKKVPETSKAVPLIGKYLMFVMSVTTMVVMNCVIVLNVSLRTPNTHIMTDKVRKILLNILPRLLRMQMQPWTPKDDDTMATGNGKTQTEDMNHVFLVPCRRRSSMTLILKAEEYVMKTARSELMFARLKDRNGLMKSVLEKLHDGMEGGTAEQLGASLANASPELKQCVASCKHIAETARQQNNFQNENEEWILVARVIDRVCFIVMTLVFFIGTIGIFLMGHFNQPPSSPFLGDPKKYLPPLNNISDMSDSGM; translated from the exons ATGGATCCTGGACGTCTGCACTCTCTGGCGCTCTTCTTAAGGGTGTTTATGATTTCTGCCACAG CATCTGCCGTCAACCTCGAGGGAGAGCTCTTTAAGGATTTGATGAGGGGCTACAACAAGCACGTTCGGCCCACGGAGAAGAACGGGGACATCACTCCGGTCTACATCAAGATGACGCTCACCAACCTCATCTCCCTG AGTGAAAAGGAGGAGGCCCTGACCACCAGCGTCTGGATCGAGATG AATTGGTGTGACTACAGGCTCAGATGGGACCAGCCGCCCAGGTCGGCTCTGTACGGAAACATCACCTCTGAGCTACGAATCCCCTCCAAGAGCATCTGGCTGCCAGACGTCATCCTGGAGAACAA TGTGGACGGACAGTTTGAGGTCGCTCTCTATTGCAACGCACTTGTGTCTCCTAACGGCTGTGTGTACTGGCTGCCTCCTGCCATCTACCGCAGTGCCTGTGCCATCACCGTCAACTACTTCCCCTTCGACTGGCAGAACTGCAGCATGGTCTTCCG CTCTCAGACCTACAGTGCCAATGAGATCGAACTGGTGCTCAAACAGGAGGACAACCAAACGCTTGAGTGGGTGGACATCGATCCAGAAGCTTTCACAg AGAATGGTGAGTGGGTCATCAAACACAGGCCGGCCAAGAAAGTCATCAACACTCAGTACACGAAGGACGAGCGCGAGTACCAGGAGGTGGTCTTCTTCCTCATCATACAGCGGAAGCCCCTGTTctacatcatcaacatcatcgcTCCCTGCGTGCTCTTCTCCTCGCTCTGCCTGCTCGTCTACTACTTACCTGCCAAAG CTGGCGGTCAGAAGTGCACGATGTCCATTGCAACTCTTCTGGGTCAGACTGTGTTCCTCCTCCTTATCTCCAAGAAGGTCCCAGAGACTTCCAAAGCAGTGCCTCTTATCGGAAA GTATCTGATGTTTGTGATGTCAGTGACCACCATGGTCGTGATGAACTGTGTGATCGTCCTCAACGTGTCCCTGAGGACCCCCAACACCCACATAATGACAGACAAAGTCCGAAAG ATCCTCCTCAACATCCTGCCTCGACTGCTGAGGATGCAGATGCAGCCCTGGACACCAAAAGACGACGACACCATGGCAACCGGAAACGGCAAAACTCAGACTGAAGACATGAACCACGTGTTCCTGGTTCCCTGCCGCCGCCGCAGCTCCATGACCCTCATCCTCAAGGCGGAGGAATACGTGATGAAAACAGCTCGGTCCGAACTCATGTTTGCCAGACTCAAAGACAGAAACGGATTGATGAAGTCAGTGTTAGAGAAGCTAC ATGATGGGATGGAGGGCGGTACAGCTGAGCAGCTCGGTGCCAGCCTGGCGAACGCCTCCCCAGAGCTGAAGCAGTGTGTGGCGTCCTGCAAACACATCGCAGAGACCGCACGGCAGCAAAACAACTTCCAGAAC GAGAATGAGGAGTGGATCCTCGTTGCCCGGGTGATCGACAGAGTCTGCTTCATCGTCATGACGCTGGTGTTCTTCATCGGCACCATTGGGATCTTCCTGATGGGCCACTTCAAccagcctccctcctcccctttcCTGGGCGATCCAAAGAAGTATCTGCCTCCCTTGAACAACATCTCTGATATGAGTGACAGTGGCATGTGA
- the LOC128454946 gene encoding phospholipid scramblase family member 5, with protein sequence MSAVTSQPLPLGGLEREKHIQMIFRAFQNRCECQTHSPGPKPRRTAPDWDSDEQLSVGAPERKMENGSTQPPEGMNRLGIEERSLGGAAGSDFMSVLETVSQIHISARPELQGPQCVPRRIYSITTHGSRSQLFVAVEESSCLCLQCCGPARACTLKGFDCEGCQLFYFERPFRADACCLGCCLMEMKVYTPQKHLIGTVCQRWSMFTPLLEVCDSEGESTIRIQGTCCPSRCFSNQQFQIVSNIGEKIGTIWKRWPGFNDEGNMDHEYFGLDVPMSLESHIKLLLLATTFLLNHMFFEMS encoded by the exons ATGTCAGCTGTGACCAGCCAGCCTCTTCCTCTTGGTGGACTGGAACGAGAAAAGCACATTCAGATGATCTTCAGGGCTTTCCAGAACCGCTGCGAGTGCCAGACTCACTCACCTGGACCCAAACCCCGCAGAACGGCCCCTGACTGGGATTCTGATGAGCAGCTTTCAGTCGGGGCCCctgagaggaagatggagaacgGCTCCACGCAGCCACCTGAGGGAATGAACAGGCTCGGGATTGAGGAGCGGAGCCTCGGTGGTGCGGCAGGATCGGACTTCATGTCTGTGCTGGAAACTGTCAGTCAGATTCATATCAGTGCTCGGCCTGAGTTACAAG GTCCACAGTGTGTTCCCCGGAGGATCTACAGCATCACCACACATGGCAGCAGGTCACAGTTATTTGTGGCTGTGGAAG AGAGCTCTTGTTTATGTCTCCAGTGTTGTGGTCCAGCTCGGGCCTGTACACTGAAGGGCTTCGACTGTGAGGGCTGCcagctcttttattttgaaaggccaTTCAGGGCAGACGCCTGCTGCCTCGGCTGCTGCCTGATGGAGATGAAGGTCTACACGCCTCAAAAACATCTTATTGGCACCGTCTGCCAGAG GTGGAGCATGTTCACCCCTCTCCTGGAGGTGTGCGATTCAGAGGGAGAgtccaccatcaggatccagGGCACCTGCTGCCCGAGTCGCTGTTTCTCCAACCAGCAGTTTCAG ATTGTCTCAAACATTGGTGAGAAAATTGGCACAATATGGAAGAGATGGCCTGGCTTCAATGATGAAGGCAACATGGACCATGAATATTTTGGGTTGGATG TGCCAATGAGTTTGGAGTCGCAcatcaaactgctgctgctggcgacCACCTTCCTGTTG AATCACATGTTCTTTGAGATGAGCTGA
- the eif4e2 gene encoding eukaryotic translation initiation factor 4E type 2 isoform X1: MNNKFDALKDDDSGDHDQDPGSPKDGEKEKSEDEDKEQNARRKMAVPGAGEHPLQFNYSLWYSRRTPGRPASTQSYEQNIRQIGTFASVEQFWRFYSHMIRPGDLTGHSDFHLFKDGIKPMWEDDANKMGGKWIIRLRKGLASRCWENLILAILGEQFMVGEEICGAVVSVRFQEDILSIWNKTASDQATTARIRDTLRRVLNLPPNTIMEYKTHTDSIKAWEDFHGLVTASGGR, from the exons ATGAACAACAAATTTGACGC TCTAAAAGACGATGACAGCGGAGACCACGACCAGGACCCAGGTTCACCGAAAGACGGTGAGAAGGAAAAATCTGAAGACGAGGACAAGGAACAGAACGCCAGGAGAAAG ATGGCAGTGCCAGGGGCAGGAGAGCACCCTCTTCAATTCAACTACAGCTTGTGGTACTCCAGACGAACCCCCGGGAGACCAGCCAGCACTCAGAGCTACGAACAGAACATCAGGCAGATCGGCACCTTCGCCTCG GTGGAGCAGTTCTGGCGTTTCTATAGTCACATGATCCGGCCTGGTGATCTGACGGGCCACAGTGACTTCCACCTGTTCAAAGACGGTATTAAACCCATGTGGGAG GATGACGCCAATAAGATGGGTGGAAAGTGGATCATCCGTCTGAGGAAAGGTTTAGCATCTCGGTGCTGGGAGAACCTGATCCTGGCTATACTGGGGGAGCAGTTCATGGTGGGAGAGGAAATCTGTGGCGCTGTGGTGTCAGTACGCTTCCAG GAGGACATCCTTTCCATCTGGAACAAAACGGCCAGTGACCAGGCGACCACGGCTCGCATCAGAGACACCCTGCGTCGAGTCCTCAACCTGCCGCCCAACACCATCATGGAGTACAagacgcacacagacagcaTTAA AGCATGGGAAGACTTCCATGGACTGGTGACTGCTAGCGGCGGACGTTAG
- the eif4e2 gene encoding eukaryotic translation initiation factor 4E type 2 isoform X2, translating to MNNKFDALKDDDSGDHDQDPGSPKDGEKEKSEDEDKEQNARRKMAVPGAGEHPLQFNYSLWYSRRTPGRPASTQSYEQNIRQIGTFASVEQFWRFYSHMIRPGDLTGHSDFHLFKDGIKPMWEDDANKMGGKWIIRLRKGLASRCWENLILAILGEQFMVGEEICGAVVSVRFQEDILSIWNKTASDQATTARIRDTLRRVLNLPPNTIMEYKTHTDSIKYSMGRLPWTGDC from the exons ATGAACAACAAATTTGACGC TCTAAAAGACGATGACAGCGGAGACCACGACCAGGACCCAGGTTCACCGAAAGACGGTGAGAAGGAAAAATCTGAAGACGAGGACAAGGAACAGAACGCCAGGAGAAAG ATGGCAGTGCCAGGGGCAGGAGAGCACCCTCTTCAATTCAACTACAGCTTGTGGTACTCCAGACGAACCCCCGGGAGACCAGCCAGCACTCAGAGCTACGAACAGAACATCAGGCAGATCGGCACCTTCGCCTCG GTGGAGCAGTTCTGGCGTTTCTATAGTCACATGATCCGGCCTGGTGATCTGACGGGCCACAGTGACTTCCACCTGTTCAAAGACGGTATTAAACCCATGTGGGAG GATGACGCCAATAAGATGGGTGGAAAGTGGATCATCCGTCTGAGGAAAGGTTTAGCATCTCGGTGCTGGGAGAACCTGATCCTGGCTATACTGGGGGAGCAGTTCATGGTGGGAGAGGAAATCTGTGGCGCTGTGGTGTCAGTACGCTTCCAG GAGGACATCCTTTCCATCTGGAACAAAACGGCCAGTGACCAGGCGACCACGGCTCGCATCAGAGACACCCTGCGTCGAGTCCTCAACCTGCCGCCCAACACCATCATGGAGTACAagacgcacacagacagcaTTAAGTAT AGCATGGGAAGACTTCCATGGACTGGTGACTGCTAG
- the capn10 gene encoding calpain-10 isoform X1 translates to MTGEGRPERGGEALFEDLDFPSDDTSLLSDSSTPIARLRANITWRRPQEICQSPVLCPDNINLGHAKQGLLGDCWFLCACTVLLKNKHLLNKVLPPDQPLWGDSRYRGFFQFCFWRQGYWTEVTVDDRLPCINSTLCFSSCHSPTAFWVALLEKAYAKLHGSYEQLWAGQVSEALVDLTGGLAEHWSLGDLGSEEEPGLGRDSEQVRRRRLDLNLLYPVKDDCVLSCSMNSSPGGASEPGQYHALTVMEWVDVKTVSGGDVRLLRIRNPWGRCCQGGGWIESGAGWSSVDPNCASDLQARVAEGEFWLDEAEFMSQFDDVTVGYPISEEGHLKSIYTGSLLTHSHQLPGRWIKGHSAGGSRNSSSYGTNPKFWLKVSERGDVLVSLLQHRKWRNTEKNTQMPLEDKENTKHQHYQATALHMWKVEKKRFNLSRMLNKPLCASTHCHAYEREVVLHGQLEPGYYLLIPSTFKPGVEGRFLIRVFSSSSISLSALKSPAESLPLTAEAEWETCYFRGSWIEGKTAGGSRNFLSHWQNPCFPFTVSDDPAVASGVNVRITLHQSRPDTDLHPIGFHIYKVLEGECEQAISRDEEPAASCVPHCYTQDVSLACTLPPGDYAILPSTYEADCSADFTLSLARQIRRKVVKSQERLGRAIQEVSHISVMQS, encoded by the exons ATGACAGGAGAGGGCCGGCCAGAGCGTGGAGGCGAGGCTCTGTTCGAGGACCTGGACTTCCCCTCTGACGACACCTCCCTGCTCTCTGACAGCTCCACGCCCATCGCAAGGCTGCGCGCAAACATCACATGGCGGCGCCCGCAG GAGATCTGCCAGTCACCAGTTCTCTGCCCTGACAACATCAACTTGGGTCACGCTAAACAAGGCTTGTTAGGAGACTGTTGGTTCCTCTGTGCCTGCACTGTCCTGCTCAAGAACAAACATCTACTCAACAAG GTGCTCCCCCCAGACCAACCCCTGTGGGGTGACAGCAGGTACAGAGGCTTCTTCCAGTTTTGTTTCTGGCGGCAGGGATACTGGACAGAGGTGACCGTTGATGACCGCCTGCCCTGTATTAACTCCACTCTCTGCTTCTCAAGCTGCCACTCCCCCACTGCCTTCTGGGTAGCCTTGTTGGAAAAGGCCTATGCCAA GCTTCATGGCTCATACGAGCAACTGTGGGCTGGGCAGGTGTCGGAGGCCCTGGTGGATTTAACTGGCGGCCTAGCAGAACACTGGAGCCTGGGAGACTTGGGGTCAGAGGAGGAGCCGGGATTAGGACGGGACAGTGAACAGGTCAGGAGGCGAAGGCTTGACCTGAACCTTCTGTACCCTGTGAAGGATGACTGTGTGCTGAGCTGCTCCATGAACAGCAGCCCTGGAG GTGCCAGTGAGCCGGGTCAGTACCATGCTCTGACTGTCATGGAGTGGGTGGATGTGAAGACGGTGTCAGGGGGCGATGTACGTCTACTCAGGATCAGAAACCCCTGGGGAAGGTGCTGCCAGGGAGGGGGCTGGATAGAGAG TGGTGCAGGGTGGAGCTCTGTCGACCCCAATTGTGCTTCAGATCTACAAGCCCGGGTGGCTGAGGGCGAATTCTGGTTGGATGAGGCTGAATTCATGTCCCagtttgatgatgtcacagtgggGTACCCCATCAGTGAGGAAGGTCACCTAAAGAGTATCTATACAG GAAGTCTCCTGACACACAGCCATCAGCTGCCTGGTCGGTGGATAAAGGGGCACTCTGCTGGCGGTAGCCGGAACAGCAGCAGTTACGGTACCAACCCAAAGTTCTGGCTTAAAGTGAGTGAGAGGGGAGATGTTCTGGTTTCCCTGCTGCAGCATAGGAAgtggagaaacacagagaaaaatacACAGATGCCCCTTGAGGATAAAGAGAACACAAAGCATCAGCACTACCAGGCTACCGCTCTACACATGTGGAAG GTGGAGAAGAAGCGTTTCAATCTGAGCCGCATGTTGAACAAACCTCTGTGTGCTTCGACTCACTGCCACGCCTACGAGCGAGAGGTGGTCCTCCACGGGCAGCTGGAGCCGGGATACTACCTGCTGATCCCCAGCACCTTCAAGCCAGGGGTCGAGGGCCGCTTTCTCATCAGggtcttttcctcctcttccatatCCCTTAG TGCCCTGAAAAGCCCAGCAGAATCACTGCCATTAACCGCTGAGGCTGAGTGGGAGACCTGTTACTTCCGGGGATCGTGGATAGAAGGGAAGACGGCGGGAGGAAGTAGGAACTTCCTGTCTCACTGGCAGAACCCTTGCTTCCCCTTTACAGTGTCTGATGACCCAGCGGTGGCATCAGGGGTTAATGTGAGAATTACCCTGCACCAGAGCCGCCCTGACACGGATCTGCACCCTATTGGCTTCCACATTTACAAG GTCCTGGAAGGAGAATGTGAACAGGCGATCTCCAGGGACGAGGAGCCCGCCGCCAGTTGCGTCCCCCACTGTTACACACAGGATGTCAGTCTGGCCTGCACTCTTCCTCCTGGAGATTACGCCATATTACCATCCACTTACGAGGCCGACTGCTCGGCAGACTTCACCCTCAGCCTGGCTCGCCAAATACGCAG GAAGGTGGTGAAAAGTCAGGAGAGGCTGGGGAGAGCCATTCAAGAG GTCTCTCACATCTCCGTGATGCAAAGCTAG
- the capn10 gene encoding calpain-10 isoform X2 — MGNGKCRSEFLFEICQSPVLCPDNINLGHAKQGLLGDCWFLCACTVLLKNKHLLNKVLPPDQPLWGDSRYRGFFQFCFWRQGYWTEVTVDDRLPCINSTLCFSSCHSPTAFWVALLEKAYAKLHGSYEQLWAGQVSEALVDLTGGLAEHWSLGDLGSEEEPGLGRDSEQVRRRRLDLNLLYPVKDDCVLSCSMNSSPGGASEPGQYHALTVMEWVDVKTVSGGDVRLLRIRNPWGRCCQGGGWIESGAGWSSVDPNCASDLQARVAEGEFWLDEAEFMSQFDDVTVGYPISEEGHLKSIYTGSLLTHSHQLPGRWIKGHSAGGSRNSSSYGTNPKFWLKVSERGDVLVSLLQHRKWRNTEKNTQMPLEDKENTKHQHYQATALHMWKVEKKRFNLSRMLNKPLCASTHCHAYEREVVLHGQLEPGYYLLIPSTFKPGVEGRFLIRVFSSSSISLSALKSPAESLPLTAEAEWETCYFRGSWIEGKTAGGSRNFLSHWQNPCFPFTVSDDPAVASGVNVRITLHQSRPDTDLHPIGFHIYKVLEGECEQAISRDEEPAASCVPHCYTQDVSLACTLPPGDYAILPSTYEADCSADFTLSLARQIRRKVVKSQERLGRAIQEVSHISVMQS, encoded by the exons ATGGGAAATGGGAAATGCCGCAGTGAATTCCTTTTT GAGATCTGCCAGTCACCAGTTCTCTGCCCTGACAACATCAACTTGGGTCACGCTAAACAAGGCTTGTTAGGAGACTGTTGGTTCCTCTGTGCCTGCACTGTCCTGCTCAAGAACAAACATCTACTCAACAAG GTGCTCCCCCCAGACCAACCCCTGTGGGGTGACAGCAGGTACAGAGGCTTCTTCCAGTTTTGTTTCTGGCGGCAGGGATACTGGACAGAGGTGACCGTTGATGACCGCCTGCCCTGTATTAACTCCACTCTCTGCTTCTCAAGCTGCCACTCCCCCACTGCCTTCTGGGTAGCCTTGTTGGAAAAGGCCTATGCCAA GCTTCATGGCTCATACGAGCAACTGTGGGCTGGGCAGGTGTCGGAGGCCCTGGTGGATTTAACTGGCGGCCTAGCAGAACACTGGAGCCTGGGAGACTTGGGGTCAGAGGAGGAGCCGGGATTAGGACGGGACAGTGAACAGGTCAGGAGGCGAAGGCTTGACCTGAACCTTCTGTACCCTGTGAAGGATGACTGTGTGCTGAGCTGCTCCATGAACAGCAGCCCTGGAG GTGCCAGTGAGCCGGGTCAGTACCATGCTCTGACTGTCATGGAGTGGGTGGATGTGAAGACGGTGTCAGGGGGCGATGTACGTCTACTCAGGATCAGAAACCCCTGGGGAAGGTGCTGCCAGGGAGGGGGCTGGATAGAGAG TGGTGCAGGGTGGAGCTCTGTCGACCCCAATTGTGCTTCAGATCTACAAGCCCGGGTGGCTGAGGGCGAATTCTGGTTGGATGAGGCTGAATTCATGTCCCagtttgatgatgtcacagtgggGTACCCCATCAGTGAGGAAGGTCACCTAAAGAGTATCTATACAG GAAGTCTCCTGACACACAGCCATCAGCTGCCTGGTCGGTGGATAAAGGGGCACTCTGCTGGCGGTAGCCGGAACAGCAGCAGTTACGGTACCAACCCAAAGTTCTGGCTTAAAGTGAGTGAGAGGGGAGATGTTCTGGTTTCCCTGCTGCAGCATAGGAAgtggagaaacacagagaaaaatacACAGATGCCCCTTGAGGATAAAGAGAACACAAAGCATCAGCACTACCAGGCTACCGCTCTACACATGTGGAAG GTGGAGAAGAAGCGTTTCAATCTGAGCCGCATGTTGAACAAACCTCTGTGTGCTTCGACTCACTGCCACGCCTACGAGCGAGAGGTGGTCCTCCACGGGCAGCTGGAGCCGGGATACTACCTGCTGATCCCCAGCACCTTCAAGCCAGGGGTCGAGGGCCGCTTTCTCATCAGggtcttttcctcctcttccatatCCCTTAG TGCCCTGAAAAGCCCAGCAGAATCACTGCCATTAACCGCTGAGGCTGAGTGGGAGACCTGTTACTTCCGGGGATCGTGGATAGAAGGGAAGACGGCGGGAGGAAGTAGGAACTTCCTGTCTCACTGGCAGAACCCTTGCTTCCCCTTTACAGTGTCTGATGACCCAGCGGTGGCATCAGGGGTTAATGTGAGAATTACCCTGCACCAGAGCCGCCCTGACACGGATCTGCACCCTATTGGCTTCCACATTTACAAG GTCCTGGAAGGAGAATGTGAACAGGCGATCTCCAGGGACGAGGAGCCCGCCGCCAGTTGCGTCCCCCACTGTTACACACAGGATGTCAGTCTGGCCTGCACTCTTCCTCCTGGAGATTACGCCATATTACCATCCACTTACGAGGCCGACTGCTCGGCAGACTTCACCCTCAGCCTGGCTCGCCAAATACGCAG GAAGGTGGTGAAAAGTCAGGAGAGGCTGGGGAGAGCCATTCAAGAG GTCTCTCACATCTCCGTGATGCAAAGCTAG
- the ccl20a.4 gene encoding C-C motif chemokine 20, with amino-acid sequence MGTLTVCVSVLLLMMMTLSESSRLNACCTQYHEKPIPVRFLRCYTIQEVTHFCNLKAVIFKTVKKRLVCANPDSGWVQRAMESVPECF; translated from the exons ATGGGAACGCTCActgtgtgcgtctctgtgttgctgctgatgatgatgacactCAGTGAAAGCA GTCGCCTGAATGCTTGCTGCACGCAGTACCATGAAAAACCGATCCCTGTCCGATTTTTGCGATGCTACACAATCCAGGAGGTCACACATTTCTGCAACCTCAAGGCAGTAAt TTTCAAGACGGTGAAAAAGAGATTAGTTTGTGCAAACCCTGACTCCGGGTGGGTGCAGCGGGCCATGGAGTCAGTGCCAGA atgtttttaa
- the ccl20a.3 gene encoding C-C motif chemokine 20a.3, giving the protein MVSIKAAVMVITLLTFCLLATETSAVNYACCRRYMKFKLPFHVIRGYSVQTRKDMCPIDAIIFHTKRGQACADPTLGWVMDYIDRVRTKAQMVHNKNQ; this is encoded by the exons ATGGTGTCAATCAAAGCTGCGGTGATGGTGATCACACTCCTCACGTTTTGCCTGCTGGCGACAGAGACATCTGCAG TGAATTACGCATGCTGTCGGAGATACATGAAATTCAAACTCCCATTCCATGTAATCCGAGGATACTCTGTCCAGACTCGTAAAGATATGTGTCCAATCGATGCCATCAT TTTCCACACGAAAAGAGGTCAAGCATGCGCCGATCCTACTCTGGGCTGGGTGATGGACTATATTGACCGAGTCAG GACTAAAGCACAAATGGTTCACAACAAGAACCAATAG